A part of Vibrio sp. B1FLJ16 genomic DNA contains:
- the uvrB gene encoding excinuclease ABC subunit UvrB — MSKVYELVSDYQPSGDQPSAIKQLLEGLDSGLAHQTLLGVTGSGKTFTLANVIAQSQRPAILLAPNKTLAAQLYGEMKSFFPNNAVEYFVSYYDYYQPEAYVPTTDTFIEKDASINAHIEQMRLSATKALLERKDAIIVASVSAIYGLGDPESYLQMMLHLRRGDVIDQRDMLRRLAELQYSRNDVAFERGQFRVRGEVIDIFPAESDQDAVRVEMFDDEIDCISVFDPLTGVVKQRDLPRYTIYPKTHYVTPRDRVLEAIEKIKVELEIRKKQLLDNNKLLEEQRISQRTQFDIEMMNELGFCSGIENYSRYLSGRSEGEPPPTLFDYLPHDGLLIIDESHVTVPQIGAMYKGDRSRKETLVEFGFRLPSALDNRPLKFEEFESLAPQTIFVSATPGNYELEKSDGDIADQVVRPTGLLDPVLEVRPVATQVDDLLSEIRIRAAKNERVLVTTLTKRMAEDLTEYLHEHDVRVRYLHSDIDTVERVEIIRDLRLGEFDVLVGINLLREGLDMPEVSLVAILDADKEGFLRSERSLIQTIGRAARNLEGKAILYGDSITKSMKKAIDETNRRREKQHAYNEKMGLTPQALKRNIKDIMELGDITKSKRQRTGRQVPLSKVAEPSQSYEVMSPQQLEKEISRLEAAMYQHAQDLEFELAAEKRDEIEKLRAQFIANS; from the coding sequence ATGAGCAAAGTTTATGAACTGGTCTCTGATTATCAGCCATCAGGAGACCAACCAAGCGCCATTAAGCAGTTACTTGAAGGCTTAGATTCGGGTCTTGCGCACCAGACGCTTTTGGGTGTGACGGGGTCCGGTAAAACCTTTACTTTGGCTAACGTGATTGCTCAGTCACAACGCCCTGCAATTTTACTCGCCCCAAATAAAACCCTTGCTGCGCAGCTATACGGTGAGATGAAATCTTTCTTTCCTAATAATGCCGTTGAATACTTCGTTTCTTACTATGACTACTATCAACCAGAAGCTTATGTGCCGACCACCGATACCTTTATCGAGAAGGATGCGTCGATTAACGCCCATATTGAGCAGATGCGATTATCGGCGACGAAAGCATTACTAGAACGTAAAGATGCCATCATCGTAGCATCGGTTTCCGCTATTTACGGTTTGGGCGATCCTGAATCATATCTGCAAATGATGTTGCATTTACGCCGTGGTGATGTGATTGACCAACGCGACATGCTACGACGTTTAGCAGAGCTTCAATACTCGCGTAATGATGTCGCGTTTGAACGTGGTCAGTTCCGAGTACGCGGAGAGGTCATTGATATTTTCCCTGCTGAATCGGATCAAGATGCAGTACGGGTTGAAATGTTCGATGATGAAATTGATTGTATCAGCGTATTTGACCCACTTACCGGAGTGGTAAAACAGCGCGATCTGCCACGTTATACCATCTATCCAAAAACCCACTACGTTACCCCTCGAGATCGTGTTCTCGAAGCGATTGAAAAAATTAAAGTAGAACTGGAAATACGTAAGAAACAGCTACTAGACAACAACAAGCTTTTGGAAGAGCAACGTATAAGCCAGCGTACTCAGTTTGATATTGAAATGATGAACGAACTTGGTTTCTGTTCTGGTATCGAAAACTATTCTCGTTACTTAAGTGGTCGATCTGAAGGTGAGCCGCCGCCAACACTTTTTGATTATTTGCCTCACGACGGCTTGTTAATTATTGATGAGTCACACGTGACGGTGCCACAGATAGGCGCAATGTATAAAGGTGACCGCTCCCGAAAAGAAACCTTAGTGGAGTTTGGTTTCCGTCTGCCTTCTGCGTTGGATAACCGTCCTCTTAAATTTGAAGAGTTTGAATCACTTGCACCGCAGACTATTTTTGTATCTGCCACACCGGGTAACTATGAGCTTGAGAAATCGGATGGTGATATAGCGGATCAAGTCGTACGCCCTACGGGTCTGTTGGATCCTGTGTTAGAGGTTCGTCCAGTTGCCACTCAGGTAGATGACTTGCTCTCTGAAATCCGTATCCGAGCAGCGAAAAATGAACGAGTGCTTGTTACGACGTTAACCAAACGCATGGCGGAGGATTTGACTGAGTATCTGCATGAGCATGATGTGCGAGTACGCTATCTTCACTCAGATATAGATACGGTCGAGCGCGTCGAAATTATCAGAGATCTTCGTTTGGGTGAGTTTGATGTTCTGGTCGGAATTAACTTGCTGCGAGAAGGTCTGGATATGCCTGAAGTATCGCTGGTGGCTATCTTAGACGCAGACAAGGAAGGTTTCCTACGTTCGGAACGTTCTCTGATTCAGACTATTGGGCGTGCAGCACGAAACCTGGAAGGTAAGGCCATTTTGTATGGAGATAGCATTACCAAATCCATGAAGAAGGCAATTGACGAGACTAATCGTCGACGTGAAAAGCAGCATGCGTACAACGAGAAAATGGGTCTCACTCCGCAAGCGCTTAAGCGCAACATCAAAGACATTATGGAGCTGGGAGATATCACCAAATCCAAGCGTCAGCGTACGGGCAGGCAGGTGCCGCTGTCGAAAGTCGCTGAGCCGTCTCAGTCTTATGAAGTGATGTCGCCACAACAGTTAGAAAAAGAGATCAGCCGATTGGAAGCTGCGATGTACCAGCATGCACAGGATTTGGAGTTTGAGCTGGCCGCTGAAAAGCGTGATGAGATTGAAAAGTTACGCGCCCAATTTATCGCAAACAGTTAG
- the luxO gene encoding quorum-sensing sigma-54 dependent transcriptional regulator LuxO encodes MQQNTQHQKSRYLLMVEDTASVAALYRSYLTPLGIDINIVGTGRDAIESLNHRTPDLILLDLRLPDMTGMDVLHTVKKDHPDVPVIFMTAHGSIDTAVEAMRHGSQDFLIKPCEADRLRVTVNNALRKATKLKNEADNPGNQNYQGFIGSSQTMQQVYRTIDSAASSKASIFITGESGTGKEVCAEAIHAASKRGDKPFIAINCAAIPKDLIESELFGHVKGAFTGAANDRQGAAELADGGTLFLDELCEMDLELQTKLLRFIQTGTFQKVGSSKMKSVDVRFVCATNRDPWKEVQEGRFREDLYYRLYVIPLHLPPLRERGEDVIEIAYSLLGYMSHEEGKNFVRFSQEVIERFNSYEWPGNVRQLQNVLRNIVVLNHGKEITLEMLPPPINQPLAREPKADAVELKAMTASDIVPLWMTEKLAIERAINACDGNIPRAAGYLDVSPSTIYRKLQVWNSKEEQQKA; translated from the coding sequence ATGCAACAAAACACTCAACATCAAAAGTCGCGTTATCTATTAATGGTCGAAGACACCGCATCTGTTGCTGCGCTGTATCGATCTTATCTGACGCCACTGGGTATCGACATTAATATTGTCGGTACAGGACGCGATGCGATTGAAAGCCTGAATCATCGAACTCCTGATCTTATCTTACTGGATTTACGTCTACCCGATATGACCGGGATGGATGTTCTACATACTGTCAAAAAAGACCATCCGGATGTGCCTGTCATTTTCATGACTGCTCATGGCTCTATCGATACAGCGGTAGAGGCGATGCGTCATGGCTCACAAGACTTCCTGATTAAGCCGTGCGAAGCAGACCGTTTACGTGTAACGGTAAATAATGCTCTTCGTAAAGCAACTAAGTTAAAAAATGAAGCAGATAATCCTGGCAATCAGAATTACCAGGGGTTTATCGGCAGCAGCCAAACCATGCAGCAGGTGTATAGGACCATCGACTCTGCTGCCAGCAGTAAAGCAAGTATTTTCATTACCGGAGAAAGTGGTACGGGTAAAGAAGTGTGCGCCGAGGCTATCCATGCTGCGAGTAAACGCGGAGATAAACCATTTATTGCGATTAACTGTGCGGCTATCCCCAAAGATCTTATTGAAAGTGAACTGTTTGGTCACGTAAAGGGCGCCTTTACCGGTGCTGCAAATGACCGACAAGGTGCGGCAGAGTTAGCTGATGGCGGAACACTATTCCTCGATGAGTTATGTGAAATGGACTTGGAGCTGCAAACCAAGTTATTGCGTTTTATCCAGACCGGTACATTTCAGAAAGTAGGTTCATCCAAAATGAAAAGTGTGGATGTACGTTTTGTGTGTGCGACTAACCGTGACCCGTGGAAAGAGGTTCAGGAAGGACGTTTTCGTGAAGACTTGTACTACCGTCTGTATGTGATTCCTTTGCATTTGCCACCTTTGCGTGAGCGTGGTGAAGACGTTATTGAAATCGCTTACTCGCTGCTTGGCTATATGTCTCACGAAGAGGGTAAAAACTTCGTTCGTTTTTCCCAGGAGGTTATTGAACGTTTCAACAGCTATGAATGGCCAGGTAACGTTCGCCAGCTTCAGAATGTATTGCGTAACATTGTGGTTTTGAATCACGGCAAAGAAATTACACTCGAGATGTTACCGCCGCCAATTAATCAACCGCTAGCTCGTGAGCCCAAAGCAGATGCAGTTGAACTAAAAGCGATGACGGCGTCAGATATCGTACCACTGTGGATGACAGAAAAATTAGCGATTGAAAGGGCGATCAACGCGTGTGATGGCAATATTCCAAGAGCGGCGGGTTATCTTGATGTTAGCCCTTCAACGATTTATCGTAAGTTACAAGTCTGGAACAGCAAAGAAGAGCAGCAAAAAGCATGA
- the luxU gene encoding quorum-sensing phosphorelay protein LuxU produces MSMDILNQQKIDELSVEIGSDNVPLLLDIFLGEMGTYIDNLQSYAGEAQRDYLKEISHALKSSAASFGADRLCALAVSIDKKAKNNQLLEGGEEVSRMIGLLRDTQDVYRSWSN; encoded by the coding sequence ATGAGTATGGATATATTAAATCAACAGAAAATTGATGAGCTATCCGTCGAGATAGGTAGCGATAACGTTCCATTACTGCTGGATATCTTCTTAGGTGAAATGGGCACGTATATTGATAATCTGCAAAGCTATGCGGGCGAAGCTCAGCGGGACTACTTGAAAGAAATTAGTCATGCACTTAAAAGCAGCGCAGCCAGTTTTGGCGCAGATCGTTTATGTGCACTAGCGGTCTCTATCGATAAGAAAGCCAAAAACAATCAATTATTAGAAGGCGGAGAGGAAGTGAGCAGGATGATTGGCTTATTGCGTGATACCCAAGATGTTTATCGCTCCTGGAGTAATTAA
- a CDS encoding YvcK family protein has product MSIYTDNKVVAVGGGHGLGRMLAALRDFGSNATGIVATTDNGGSTGRIRHCQGGIAWGDTRNCINQLITEPSISSMMFEYRFKGSGELDGHNLGNLMLTALDNLSVRPLEAINLIRNMLKVDVNILPMSEHPSDLSALSVEGKWVTGETNVDHMDTDLRRLDLSPEVPATKEAISALSEADAIILGPGSFLTSIMPPLLLPELGKAIANNRKAKVIFVANLSPEYGPAGRMSKVQKLEWCERALQGRKIDVVLAETTEQEVLDKWNVITESLASPNRDWRHDRHKLKQAIEAQLQNGK; this is encoded by the coding sequence ATGAGTATCTATACGGATAACAAAGTCGTCGCTGTGGGCGGCGGTCACGGATTAGGTCGTATGCTGGCCGCACTACGCGACTTTGGTTCAAACGCAACCGGTATTGTCGCAACGACAGACAATGGTGGCTCTACGGGTCGAATCCGTCATTGTCAGGGGGGCATCGCCTGGGGCGATACACGCAACTGTATCAATCAGCTGATTACCGAGCCCTCTATCAGTTCAATGATGTTTGAGTATCGTTTTAAAGGCAGCGGTGAACTCGACGGTCATAATTTAGGTAACTTAATGCTGACGGCTCTGGATAACCTATCGGTCCGCCCATTGGAGGCTATCAACCTTATCCGCAACATGCTTAAAGTTGATGTGAACATTCTTCCGATGTCAGAGCACCCATCCGACCTTTCAGCCCTGTCTGTCGAAGGAAAATGGGTGACGGGTGAAACCAATGTTGACCATATGGATACTGACCTGCGTCGTTTAGACCTTTCCCCAGAAGTCCCAGCTACAAAAGAAGCAATCAGTGCACTGTCCGAAGCGGATGCAATCATTCTCGGTCCGGGGAGCTTTTTGACCAGTATTATGCCACCGCTGTTGCTACCGGAACTGGGCAAAGCAATTGCAAACAACCGTAAAGCAAAAGTAATCTTCGTCGCTAACTTAAGTCCGGAATATGGCCCCGCCGGACGCATGTCCAAGGTACAAAAGCTGGAATGGTGTGAGCGGGCATTGCAAGGCAGAAAGATTGATGTGGTACTTGCAGAAACAACAGAACAAGAAGTCCTGGATAAGTGGAATGTCATTACTGAGTCACTTGCCTCTCCCAATCGGGATTGGCGTCATGACCGTCACAAATTAAAACAAGCAATTGAAGCTCAGCTTCAAAATGGCAAATAA
- the moaA gene encoding GTP 3',8-cyclase MoaA has protein sequence MAQQFEDKFHRKFYYLRLSVTDVCNFKCTYCLPDGYKPSGKKNSSFLSLPEIKRVVKAFADCGTSKVRITGGEPSLRKDFTDIIHSVAEMPGIEKVATTTNGYRMAKQVADWRDAGLTHINVSVDSLDPRMFHQITGENKFTEVMNGIERAFEVGYEQVKVNVVLMKDLNHNELPAFLNWIKDRPIQLRFIELMQTGEMDDLFNKHHVSGVAIRNQLIANGWLLKVRKHNDGPAQVFVHPDYKGEIGLIMPYEKDFCESCNRLRVSAMGKLHLCLFGEHGIELRDLLERDDQEAELIERIQAQLQTKSVSHFLHDGNTGMTPHLASIGG, from the coding sequence GTGGCGCAACAATTCGAAGATAAATTTCATCGTAAATTCTATTATTTACGTCTGTCTGTGACGGATGTATGTAATTTCAAATGTACCTATTGCTTGCCTGATGGTTATAAACCTTCGGGTAAAAAAAACTCATCTTTTTTATCTCTGCCTGAAATCAAACGGGTCGTAAAAGCCTTTGCCGATTGCGGTACTTCTAAAGTTCGCATTACCGGTGGTGAACCTAGTTTACGTAAAGACTTTACTGACATTATCCACTCTGTGGCGGAGATGCCAGGTATCGAAAAAGTAGCAACGACTACCAATGGGTATCGTATGGCTAAGCAGGTTGCCGATTGGCGCGATGCTGGTTTGACACATATTAATGTCAGTGTTGATAGCCTTGACCCTCGTATGTTTCATCAAATCACCGGTGAGAATAAGTTCACTGAAGTGATGAATGGAATAGAGCGTGCGTTCGAAGTCGGCTACGAGCAAGTGAAAGTGAATGTGGTGTTGATGAAAGATCTCAACCACAACGAACTGCCCGCTTTCCTTAACTGGATTAAAGATCGCCCAATCCAACTGCGTTTTATTGAACTGATGCAGACTGGCGAAATGGATGATTTGTTCAACAAGCATCACGTATCCGGCGTTGCAATTCGTAATCAATTGATTGCGAATGGTTGGCTGCTTAAAGTACGCAAACATAATGATGGTCCTGCGCAAGTATTTGTTCACCCTGATTACAAGGGGGAAATTGGATTGATTATGCCTTATGAGAAGGACTTCTGTGAGAGCTGCAACCGACTGCGTGTTTCTGCCATGGGCAAGTTGCATCTGTGTCTGTTTGGTGAACACGGTATCGAGTTACGTGACCTTCTTGAACGTGATGATCAGGAAGCTGAGTTAATAGAACGCATACAAGCTCAGTTACAAACCAAATCAGTTAGTCACTTCCTGCACGACGGAAATACAGGTATGACGCCTCATCTTGCGTCTATCGGTGGCTAA
- the moaB gene encoding molybdenum cofactor biosynthesis protein B → MGHAESKFQPANIAVLTVSDTRTEENDTSGRYLAEHAAEAGHNVVDKQIVIDDMYKIRAIVSQWIADENVQAIMITGGTGFTSRDSTPEALKPLFDKEVEGFGELFRMVSYEEIGTSTIQSRAIAGFANHTVIFAMPGSTGACRTGWTKIIKQQLDASHRPCNFMPHLSV, encoded by the coding sequence ATGGGTCACGCTGAAAGCAAATTTCAACCGGCAAACATTGCTGTTCTGACGGTATCAGACACTCGTACTGAAGAAAATGACACATCGGGCCGCTACCTGGCGGAACATGCTGCAGAGGCGGGTCACAATGTTGTCGATAAACAGATCGTAATAGATGACATGTATAAGATCCGTGCGATTGTTTCTCAGTGGATCGCTGACGAGAATGTTCAAGCCATTATGATAACAGGCGGTACAGGTTTTACTTCTCGTGATAGTACGCCGGAAGCACTTAAGCCATTATTCGATAAAGAAGTCGAAGGCTTTGGCGAACTTTTCCGCATGGTTTCTTACGAAGAGATCGGTACGTCAACGATTCAGTCGCGTGCTATTGCCGGTTTTGCAAACCATACCGTTATTTTTGCGATGCCTGGTTCCACGGGAGCTTGTCGTACCGGTTGGACTAAAATCATCAAGCAACAGCTGGATGCGAGTCACCGTCCATGCAACTTCATGCCACACCTATCTGTATAA
- the moaC gene encoding cyclic pyranopterin monophosphate synthase MoaC, producing the protein MTQLTHINASGEANMVDVSAKAETVREARAEAFVHMAPETLELIVSGQHHKGDVFATARIAGIQAAKKTWDLIPLCHPLLLSKVEVQLEAIEAENKVRIESVCKLAGKTGVEMEALTAASVAALTIYDMCKAVQKDMVISQVRLLEKTGGKSGHFKVES; encoded by the coding sequence ATGACCCAACTTACACACATTAATGCATCTGGCGAAGCCAATATGGTCGATGTTTCTGCTAAGGCGGAAACGGTACGTGAAGCACGGGCGGAGGCATTTGTTCATATGGCACCGGAAACGCTTGAGCTGATCGTTTCTGGTCAGCACCATAAAGGTGATGTATTTGCAACGGCCCGCATTGCTGGTATTCAAGCAGCGAAGAAAACCTGGGATCTGATCCCTTTGTGCCACCCGCTTTTGCTTTCTAAAGTAGAAGTTCAGTTAGAAGCTATTGAGGCGGAAAACAAAGTGCGTATCGAATCCGTATGTAAGCTTGCAGGTAAAACAGGTGTTGAGATGGAAGCGTTGACTGCTGCCTCTGTAGCAGCGCTGACTATTTATGATATGTGTAAAGCGGTACAAAAAGATATGGTCATTAGCCAGGTTCGTCTTCTTGAGAAGACGGGGGGTAAATCCGGACACTTTAAGGTGGAGTCATGA
- the moaD gene encoding molybdopterin synthase sulfur carrier subunit: MIKVLFFAQTRELVGIDSLELDSHFETVEAVRAYLVEKGTEQGGKWDLALQPGKLLAAVNQSIVPLDTEVVSGDEVAFFPPVTGG, from the coding sequence ATGATTAAAGTACTCTTCTTCGCACAGACTCGTGAACTGGTCGGGATCGATAGCCTTGAGTTAGACAGTCACTTCGAAACTGTTGAAGCGGTTCGTGCATATTTGGTTGAGAAAGGAACAGAGCAGGGCGGTAAGTGGGATCTGGCGCTTCAGCCGGGCAAGTTGCTCGCTGCCGTTAACCAGTCAATAGTTCCACTTGATACTGAAGTTGTGTCGGGTGATGAAGTCGCGTTTTTTCCTCCGGTAACGGGAGGGTGA
- the moaE gene encoding molybdopterin synthase catalytic subunit MoaE has protein sequence MSNRVSVQVEDFSLDQEYQRLSEGTAAGAVVTFIGKVRDMNLGDNVIGLHLEHYPGMTEKSLSAICDEAESRWPLLGVRVIHRVGDLDIGDQIVFVGVSSAHRDAAFDACEFIMDYLKTKAPFWKKERTISEERWIDSRDSDHKAAKRWDK, from the coding sequence ATGAGCAATCGTGTTTCTGTTCAGGTCGAAGACTTCTCTCTTGACCAAGAATATCAGCGATTATCAGAAGGTACAGCTGCAGGGGCAGTCGTTACTTTTATCGGTAAAGTACGTGATATGAACTTAGGTGACAATGTTATAGGTTTGCATCTGGAACATTATCCCGGTATGACGGAAAAGAGCCTAAGCGCGATTTGTGATGAGGCAGAATCGCGTTGGCCTCTGCTTGGTGTGCGAGTGATTCACCGTGTTGGCGATCTGGATATCGGTGATCAGATTGTATTTGTTGGTGTTTCGAGCGCCCATCGAGATGCGGCATTTGACGCTTGCGAATTCATAATGGATTACCTCAAAACCAAAGCACCATTTTGGAAAAAAGAACGCACAATAAGCGAAGAACGATGGATTGACTCGCGAGATTCAGATCACAAAGCTGCAAAGCGTTGGGATAAATAG
- a CDS encoding ABC transporter substrate-binding protein — translation MYKNKITRALFAGAGLSLALAGCGGDKPEEKQAAQPAPAPASEAKSDSSEPKLAAVQELVRGNGTEVATIDPHKSQGVPESHVIRDLLEGLVNQDENGKTIPGVAESWETEDNKTFTFHLRKDAKWSNGDPVTAGDFVYSFQRSVDPATASPYAWYMEYTKMKNAKDIVAGKKDKSELGVKAVDDHTLVVELDTAVPYFVMMMGHTTTKPVHQATVEKFGDQWTKPGNFVGNGAYVVDNWVVNERLVLKRNEQYWDNENTTLEKVTFLPIENQVAEMNRFLAGEIDFTNELPTEHFKRLQKEHPQEVSVTGNLCTYYYIFNTKKAPFDDVRVRKAISYAIDRNIVTDAILAQGQKPAYFLTPEITAGFNPEVPAYGKLTQAERDAEAARLLEEAGFGKDNPLKFNLLYNTSENHKKIAVALGSMWKKTLGLDVTLENQEWKTYLSSKDAGNFEVARAGWCGDYNEASSFLTLMMSNNTTGGIHYDSAEYDEIMNKAFASTSDEERQALYLEAEKLMAKDMPIAPIYQYVKSRLLSPKVGGFPANNAEEKIYSKDLYITE, via the coding sequence ATGTATAAGAATAAAATCACGCGCGCTTTATTTGCTGGCGCTGGTCTGTCTCTAGCTCTTGCTGGTTGTGGTGGTGATAAACCTGAAGAAAAGCAAGCTGCACAGCCTGCTCCTGCACCAGCCTCTGAAGCAAAATCTGATTCTTCAGAACCAAAACTTGCAGCGGTTCAAGAGCTAGTGCGCGGTAACGGTACAGAAGTAGCGACAATTGACCCACACAAATCTCAAGGTGTTCCTGAATCTCACGTGATTCGCGACCTGCTTGAAGGCCTGGTAAACCAAGATGAAAACGGCAAAACCATTCCTGGTGTTGCAGAATCTTGGGAAACTGAAGACAACAAAACGTTCACTTTCCACCTACGTAAAGATGCGAAATGGTCTAACGGCGATCCAGTGACTGCTGGTGATTTCGTTTACAGCTTCCAGCGCTCAGTAGATCCTGCAACTGCTTCCCCATATGCTTGGTACATGGAATACACCAAGATGAAGAATGCAAAAGACATCGTTGCAGGTAAAAAGGACAAGAGCGAGCTAGGTGTTAAAGCGGTTGACGACCATACATTGGTTGTTGAGCTGGATACTGCAGTACCTTACTTCGTAATGATGATGGGCCACACTACAACTAAGCCAGTTCACCAAGCAACAGTTGAGAAGTTCGGTGATCAGTGGACTAAGCCAGGTAACTTTGTGGGCAATGGCGCATACGTTGTTGATAACTGGGTTGTAAACGAGCGTTTGGTTCTTAAGCGTAACGAGCAGTACTGGGACAACGAGAACACAACTCTAGAAAAAGTAACTTTCCTACCTATCGAAAACCAGGTAGCGGAAATGAACCGTTTCCTAGCGGGTGAGATCGACTTCACAAATGAACTGCCAACTGAACACTTCAAACGTCTTCAGAAAGAGCACCCACAAGAAGTTTCTGTAACAGGTAACCTGTGTACGTACTACTACATCTTCAACACTAAGAAAGCACCGTTTGATGATGTTCGTGTTCGTAAGGCTATCTCTTACGCAATTGACCGTAACATCGTAACGGATGCAATCCTAGCGCAAGGTCAAAAACCAGCATACTTCCTGACTCCTGAAATTACTGCAGGCTTTAACCCTGAAGTTCCTGCATACGGTAAGCTGACTCAGGCAGAGCGTGATGCAGAAGCTGCACGTCTTCTAGAAGAAGCAGGCTTTGGTAAAGACAACCCACTTAAGTTTAACCTTCTTTACAACACTTCAGAGAACCACAAGAAGATCGCGGTTGCTCTAGGTTCAATGTGGAAGAAGACTTTGGGTCTTGACGTTACTCTAGAAAACCAAGAGTGGAAAACGTACCTGTCTTCTAAAGACGCAGGTAACTTTGAAGTGGCTCGTGCTGGTTGGTGTGGTGACTACAACGAAGCTTCATCATTCCTAACACTAATGATGAGCAACAACACTACTGGTGGTATTCACTACGATAGCGCTGAATACGACGAGATCATGAACAAGGCATTTGCTTCTACTTCAGACGAAGAGCGCCAGGCACTATACCTGGAAGCTGAAAAGCTGATGGCGAAAGACATGCCAATTGCACCTATCTACCAGTACGTGAAATCACGTCTACTGTCTCCTAAAGTTGGTGGCTTCCCAGCTAACAACGCAGAAGAAAAGATCTACTCTAAAGACCTATACATCACTGAGTAA
- the oppB gene encoding oligopeptide ABC transporter permease OppB, with product MLKFIAKRIFEAIPTMLVLITVSFFLMRFAPGNPFSTERPLPPEVMANIEAKYGLDKPVFEQYTTYLFNVVQGDFGPSFKYLDYSVNELISVALPVSAKVGFVAFIFTLIMGVTVGTIAALKQNTWVDYTIMSTAMIGVVMPSFVLAPALIYLFSLHWNIFPAGGWHDGGLKYLVLPVIGMSLLYVATFARITRGSMIETLNSNFIRTARAKGLSYRYIILKHALKPALLPVVSYMGPAFVGIITGSVVIETIFGLPGIGKLFVNAAFNRDYSLVMGVTILIGFLFILFNAIVDILLAMIDPKIRY from the coding sequence ATGCTTAAATTCATCGCTAAGAGGATATTTGAGGCGATCCCAACAATGTTGGTATTGATCACCGTATCTTTCTTTCTCATGCGTTTCGCTCCGGGAAACCCATTCTCGACAGAACGCCCGTTACCGCCAGAAGTTATGGCGAACATTGAAGCTAAATATGGTCTAGATAAGCCGGTATTCGAGCAATACACGACTTACTTGTTTAACGTCGTCCAAGGCGACTTTGGTCCATCATTTAAGTACCTGGATTATTCAGTTAACGAACTGATTTCAGTTGCGTTACCTGTATCTGCAAAAGTAGGTTTTGTCGCCTTTATCTTTACCCTGATTATGGGGGTGACAGTTGGCACGATAGCCGCGTTAAAACAAAATACCTGGGTAGATTACACCATTATGTCCACGGCGATGATCGGTGTAGTTATGCCATCATTCGTATTGGCTCCGGCACTGATCTACCTGTTCTCTCTACACTGGAACATCTTCCCGGCTGGTGGCTGGCATGATGGTGGATTAAAGTACCTAGTGCTTCCAGTGATTGGTATGTCACTGCTATACGTAGCGACATTCGCACGTATTACCCGTGGCTCAATGATCGAAACATTGAACAGTAACTTTATCCGAACCGCTCGTGCAAAAGGTCTGAGTTACCGTTACATCATTCTTAAGCACGCGCTTAAGCCAGCACTACTCCCTGTAGTTTCTTACATGGGTCCTGCTTTTGTAGGTATTATTACCGGTTCTGTTGTTATCGAAACCATTTTTGGTTTACCTGGCATTGGTAAACTTTTCGTTAACGCTGCATTTAACCGTGACTACTCGCTAGTAATGGGTGTGACCATTCTGATCGGATTCCTATTCATCCTTTTCAATGCGATTGTAGATATTTTGCTTGCAATGATTGACCCGAAAATTCGCTACTAA